A segment of the Lactobacillus sp. ESL0700 genome:
TTAAAGCATCAATTATATCTTTAATTCTGAGTAGAAGAAATGCTCCACAATTGTGGAGCACTTCTACGTTTTTAATAAATAATAATATCGCCATCAGTTGAAGCCAGCTGCAAAGTGTCATTTGAGGCAATTGTACTGGAAAACTTGTTGCCGATGCTGGACTTGTGATAAATAATTGTCCCGTGCTTGGAAGTAAGATGGTAATTCATATCATGAGCTAATTGCTTTAGGTACAAGTCGCCCGCAGTTGAACTAACAATATTGTCATTAGTCAATTGGCTGCGACTGATCCTGACATCGCCATTTTTGGAATTAAGTTTTAAAGTTAAATTACACTGGGCAATATCAGAATTACCATTTAATGTTTGCAGGATAAATTGTCCGCACGCGCTGCGCTTGACGGTAATGTTGCCGTTGCGTGATTGTAATGAAATAGTGGCAACTTTTGCCTGCGTCATTCTGACATCACCATTTTTGGAATTAAGGGTCAAGTCTTTAGCCAGAGTGACATTATTAAATAAAGTATCACCATTATCTTGTTGCAAGGTCATTGTCTGTAAATTAATGTCTTGCAGGATAACATTGCCGTTAGTGCTATATCCGCTGATGGTTGTAAGCACTAAGCTACTGGGAACAATAATTTCAACGTGGCTGGTAGCTGTCCGCCAATTAATAACAATTAAGCCCTTGTTTTTGAGTGGTTGCTGTTCATCGACGACCAAGGTTTGCCCCTCAGTTTTAACCTCAATTGGTCTACTATTATAATCTGTGATTAAAACTTTGAAGCTATTGCCGGAATGGATATATAAATCCGCATTATTAAGTGTTACTTTAATGCTGATAAAATTATCGGGAATAATTGTTCGTTTTCGCGAAGGATTTTTTTCCACGTGAAACCCCCGCACGTAATTGTCACTAGCAGACTTGGGTGATGTCAGATGAGCAACCTTAGTAATTTCTTGATAATCACTGCAGACATCGCGGGCTAATTCTGTTGGCTGACCAAGTTCCTTTTCAATTTCTTCTTTTGTTTGAAAGTCGCCACTTATTAAAAAGTCACGGTAAAACGCAAGAATAGCCTGTCGCTGTTTAGGAGATAGGTCCAGTAATTTACGCGCTAAAATTTTAATATAATCATCAATTATTCGAGCCATGACTATTCTTCCACATTAAGTAAGTTTAAATTATTTCTAAATCTATTATATGCTTTTAATTATTAAATAATTGCTTAAACGGCTTTAATTAAAATTTTTGCCGCCAAAAATCTTGCACTTAATTTTTAACGTGGTACTATTTAGATAAGCATCTAATTAGACATTTATCTAAATAGTTAGGAGAAAATGATCAATGAGTTTTGAAGGTAGCTTTAAGGCACTCTCTGATCCAGTTCGTCGTAAAATCTTGCAGTTGTTAAAGAATGGCCGGTTATCAGCCGGAGAAATTGCCCAGCATTTTAACATGACCAAGGCAACGATCTCATATCATCTCAATATTTTGAAAAAGGCGGATTTGGTTTTTGAAGAACGAGAGAAAAATTTTATTTATTATTCACTAAATACAACAATTTTAGAAGAAATTATGACGTGGTTAATTGATTTAAAAGGGGGTCATAATGATGAAAAATAATTTGCGTAGAACGTGGCTAATCACTAGTTTAGTAATCTTAGTTTCGCTATTGATCGGGCTACTACTTTGGTCTAAATTGCCTAATGTAATGGCAACACATTTTGGTAATAACAATGAACCTAATGGCTGGATGCCTAAGTGGGTTGCGGTTTTTGGTCTGCCATTAATAATGCTGGGGCTGCAGTGGTTTGTTTATTTTCGGACTGCTAAGCAAAATATTAATCCCAAACTCGCCAATGTGGGCCTATGGCTAGTGCCACTAATTTCAGTTATTGTTTGCCTTTGCATGTACACTTTTAATTTAGGCTATCACGTCAAGGTAGGGATGATTGTTACTCTGCTTGTAGGATTTGTTTTTGTGCTAATCGGCAACTTTTTACCTAAAGCGCAACCTAACAGGGCGATAGGTGTGCGGCTGCCACGGACGTTAACTAACAGTGAAAATTGGCGCAAAACTAACCGCTTTACTGGTTGGCTCCTTGTCTTGTGTGGCTTAGTCCTGATGGCTCTGTCATGTTATCAAATTTGGTGGTTGATTATCCCAGTTGCAGCTGCGGTAGTCATCTTGCCGGTAATTTACTCTTATTTATTGGCAAAATAAAAGAGTATTAGGGAAATATTCATGGAAAAACCGATTTTTATTTTAATTAGGGGCAATTCAGGCAGCGGAAAAACTGCATTAGCAGACAGCTTGCAAGAACGGCTTGGTTATCACAGGTGCCTAGTGCTGCATGAGGATGTGTTGCGCAGAGATATTTTACATGTGAAAGAAGGAAGCCCATTAACTGCAGAATTAATTAAACTATTAGTCGACTTTGGCAAACAAAAGTATGCCGTGGTAATTCTAGAAGGAATTTTACCGCGGAAGATTTATGGTGAGCTGCTTAAGAAAATTATTACTGAATTTGGCTCACAAGCATATAGCTATTACCTGGATGTTTCTTTTGCGGAAACATTGAAGCATAACCAATTAAAGCCGGAGCCGTTTGCACGAGAAACTTTGCAAAAATGGTGGCTAACAGATGATTATTTGGCTAAGGCAGAAACCCGCTTGGGTGAAGGCCCAACTGCCGTCTTAGCAGACAGAATTTTAGCAGAAGTCAATTTGTAAAAATATTCGATAAAACAAAACAAGTTCCTCAGATATTACTCCGAGGAACTTGTTTTTGGTATAAAAAAAGCACCGCCTACTTGCAGTGCCAATTCTATTATGGTGGGTGGCCAGGGGTTCGAACCCTGGACCCACGGATTAAGAGTCCGTTGCTCTGCCAGCTGAGCTAGCCACCCAAGTCATATTTATCTGTTGACAATTAAATATATTAGCAATTATTTTTGGTTTTGACAAGAGTTTTGAGCAAAAAAATTTCAAAAAAGATAAAAAAACAGCGATTAAGTTAATAATCGCTGTTTTATAGGTTATGGGTGGCCAGGGGTTCGAACCCTGGACCCACGGATTAAGAGTCCGTTGCTCTGCCAGCTGAGCTAGCCACCCAAATCGTTATTACATATAACCGACAAAAACTATTATGCTATTATTTTTAGTGAATTGCAAGTTTTTTTATTAAATTTCGGTGACTTTTTTGGCTAATAGGGTAAAAACCAGTATAATAAAAGAAAAGGGGGACTTTCGATGCCAAAGAAGATTCTCGTTGTCGATGACGAAAAACCGATTTCTGATATTATCAAGTTTAATTTAACTAAGGAAGGGTTCGATGTCGACACCGCTTATGATGGCGAAGAAGCCGTCAAGAAAGTTGATGAATACAATCCAGATTTAATGATTTTGGATCTGATGCTGCCTAAGAAGGATGGCTTGGAGGTTGCGCGTGAGGTCAGACAAACGCATGACATGCCAATTATCATGGTGACAGCTAAGGATACCGAGATTGACAAGGTGTTGGGCCTAGAAATGGGTGCTGATGACTATGTTACTAAGCCTTTTTCCAATCGAGAACTAGTTGCTCGGGTTAAGGCTAATTTGCGGCGCCGTGATATTGTCAAAAAGGTTGAGAGCGCAAATCAAGAGAGTGCGACTAAGAATATCACGATTGGCAACTTGGTAATCATGCCGGATGCCTACATCGTTGAAAAAGACGGTAAAAAGATCGAACTAACCCACCGCGAGTTTGAGCTGCTCTATTATTTAGCCCAGCACATGGGACAAGTGATGACTAGAGAGCATTTGCTACAAACCGTTTGGGGTTATGATTACTTCGGGGATGTGCGGACCGTCGACGTTACGGTTCACCGTTTGCGTGAAAAAATCGAGGATAACCCCGTACAAGCGCAAATTCTGCTGACACGGCGTGGTGTTGGCTATTACGTCAAACAAGCAAATGAAGATTAAACAAGAAAAAGCCTGCCGGACTATTTTTAGTGCGCGGCTTTTTTACTATCTAATAATGAAAAATAATGAAAAAAATCAAGAGTAAGTTAAAACATCTATTTATTTCGATTAATACGACTTTGGCAATTGTCTTTATGGCAATGATTATTGCCATGATTGAAGTTATTGGGGCGTATTTTACTAGGCAATTGGAACAAAACAGCATTGAGAGTTTCCAGTCGTCAATTCAGGTACCGCCGATTGTTACCAATCAGCTGTCATTGCAATTGCTGCGCGATAATAAACGACCAAGTACCAGCTTGAACCGCATCGTTAATGATTACAGCAATGGTACTAACACGATTAGTGAGATTATCGTGGTTGATAACAAGGATATTATTCGGGCGGTATCAAACCTAAATGACAAAAGCCGAATTGGCCAGCGGGTCAACAATCTGCTGGTTAAGCAAGTTACGTCGACGGGACGTCAGGCAACCAAAGTAATCACTGATAAAGATAATTATATGGTGCAGGTGACGCCGCTGAATGCGGGCAATGGGTCGACCAACACAGTTGGGGCGATTTATGTGCGAGCGTCAATGCAGGGGGTATTTAATAATTTGCGTAATATCTCCTTTATGTTCTTGGTGACATCGTTAATTGCCGCGGTGATGGGCGCGATCTTGTCATTAGTTGTTTCGCATGCGATTACCAAGCCAATTGAGGAAATGCAGGGGCAGGCGTTAAATATTGCCGATGGTGATTATTCCAGTCAGGTAAAGATTTATTCTAATGATGAATTGGGACAATTAGGCCAAGCCTTTAATACTCTGTCCGTGCGCATTGAGCGGTCGCAGGAAGAGTCTGAGAGTGAGCAGCGCCGGCTGGATAGCGTGTTGTCACACATGAGTGATGGGGTGCTAGCGACCGATCGGCACGGCAACGTTAGCGTTGTTAACCAGATGGCGCTCAATTTTTTAAATAAAACCAAGAAAGACATTATTAACAAGCCAATTGCGGAAGTTTTGGGACTAAAAGAAATCTCACAAGATTTAATGTCCAATCAAAAAGGAATTGTCATTACGCTTAACGAGGGCACGCGTGATGAAGTGATTTTGCATGCCAGCTTTTCACTGATTAAGCGGGTAACGGGCTTTGTGTCCGGGAGTGTTTGTGTGCTGCATGATATTACCGAGCAGCAGAAGAATGAAAACTCACAAAAGCAATTTGTATCTAACGTGTCGCATGAACTGCGGACGCCGCTGACAAGTCTGCACGCCTATATTGAAACTCTGAATGAGGGTGCGTGGAAGGATCCGAATGTGGCCCCGCAATTTTTGCAAGTAACGCAAGAAGAAACTGAACGCATGATCCGTATGATTAACGAGCTGCTCAGTCTGTCGCGGATGGACCGCGGGGTGTCCAAGGTTGACGTTGAGTGGGTCAACTTTAACGATTTTGTGGCACACATTTTGGACAGGTTTGACATAATTGTTAAAACTGATGCCAAAGAGGGCAAGAAGAAGTACACCATCAGGCGCAAATTGGGCACGCAGGCCTTGTGGGTTGAAATTGACACCGATAAGATGGCGCAAGTAATCGATAATATTATGAATAATGCGATTAAGTATTCGCCAGATGGTGGGACAATCACGGTTAAATTGCAGCAGGAACAAAATCGCTTGCTTTTAAGCATAGCTGACCAAGGACTCGGGATTCCGCGTGAAGACCTTAACAAAATTTTTGATCGGTTTTATCGGGTTGATAAGGCACGCTCGCGGGCGCAAGGTGGTACCGGCTTAGGTTTAGCAATTGCTAAGGAAATTGTGACAGCCCATCATGGTCAAATTTGGGCTAACAGCAGTGAGGGCAAGGGCTCCACCTTCTACATTGCCTTGCCGTACGAGCCGATGAGCGAGGAGGACGATTGGGATGAAATTTAAGTTTAAATTTGGCGATTTCTTCTTGCTGGTCGGCACACTGCTTGTCTTTAGCTTGTCGATTGTGTTGTGGATTTTTATCATGACCAACGACCAGTATTTTAGCCATATTAACCAGACTAGCAGCGTAACGCAGCAGTCGCGTAATCGGCTCAATAATTCGATTTATGACCTGTATATCCCGACTTGCTCTTATGGTTTTAAAAATGGGCAGCTCTACCGGTTGTACGATGCCAAGAAAAATTTACCGCTTGAGTTTACCAAGGAATTAAAAGGGATTAAGTTTAAAAATCTAAATGTTGTGAGCACCAGTCGTACTAAATACGAGCACATGCTCAACAATCCTGATTATATTCAGCTGACTTTTCCCGATGAGGTTAGCATCAAGCTGTTTACTAAGCAAAATACGCTCGAAAGTGGGAAAAAATTCCGCCGAGTTTTTATTTCTAATAATGATAATCGGCTTTATCTGGGCAATGATGAGACAACGACTGTGTACCGGATTGATTTGGCTCGGGCAAATTTTGCTAAACTGCGCAGCTATGCTAGTCATGCACACAGCAGAACGCCGGTTAAGTTAGTGCGACTGAAGAACTATTACGAGGTCTTTTATACTAATGCGGAACGCTGGCGGGTATATAGCTACCTAACTAATAATCAGACAGACTCGTACTTTGTCTCGCGGCTGCTGGGGACAACTAATGTGACGGCTCATTCAAGTAAAAAGGGCTGGATTACATATTCGCTTAATTATTACACTAAATTGCGAATTCCTAAGAGTGGCACGAAAAAGCATGACTTACTTTATACCAAATATGAAAAAAGTAAGAATCTAGCGGTGCACGAGCGATTACTAGACAGCGTTGATTATGTGCACAAGCTAGGGTTAAGTGAGCAAGATTTGCGTTTCTTTGATACCAATGGCATGTCGATCAGTTATACCAATTATATTGAAGGGCTGCCCGTTTTTGCGGAACAACATACACCGCAGATTAAGACGAGTTTTACACCAGAATCAATGCAGGTGGCGTTTAATAATATTGATTTGCAAATTCCAATCCCATTTGACGGGCAGACACGTAATCTGCCGAGCACAGACACGGTGCTGCAGGAGTTAATTAATCAGGGGCTTAAAAGAGACCAGATTCAGCGAATTATTGTTGGCTTTAGGATGGTTAAGGACAACAGCCACGACCACCTAGCTAATCTAATTCCAACTTATTACGTTAAGGCTTATAATCGTTGGCAAAGCTTAAGTGAATGGCAAAAGCAAGATTTGACGGCTTTAAACAAGGACAATAAGGAAGGAGCACAATAAGATGGACCGTAAGCGAATTGAATGGCTATTTTTTGTTGTTTTCTTATTGATTGACCTTTATCTTGGCATTGAAATCTGGCGCTCACCCATTAATTTAAGCAATACTGGCGGCACGCAGTCGACCAGTATTCGCGCTGAGATGCGCGCTGATGGCATTGACCTGCCGCTGCATATTTCACACAAACAGCGGTCTGGTTACTATCTTGCCGCAAAAAAGCGTAATTACTTGTCTGGTAAACTTTCTAGTTTAACGGAAGTTAATACTCATTTTTCAAAAAGTGACAACATCTTAACTGGAACACCCAAAACGCAGGTGACCTTAAGCGGCAATCATCGTCAAATCTTGACGCAGCTGAATAATTTTAAGAATGATTCGGAAAATGTCCCGTTTGGTGCCAAGTTTAAGTATGAGCCCAGCATGTCGGGGTCGAATACCTACTGCTACGTTCAGAGTACTGACTATGGTCAAGTTTATGCTAGTGATGCCCAATTGATGATTAATGTGCGTAATAATGCAATAACCAATTACACGATTTCTTATATGGGACCAATTAGCGCGGTTCGTGAGCCGCAACTGATTATCAGTGCTTGGCACGCAGTTAAGGCGATGTATACTGACCGCGAGATTGTTAATAATTCGCGTGTTATGCAGATTAAGCTGGGTTATTCCAAGTTGACAGAGGTTCGCGGCAGCACGATTTTATTGCCAACATGGTTAATCTGGGTCGAAAATAAAACAACTAAAAATATTACGGTTAAACGAGTAAATGCCTTTACTGCCCAAATTCTGCAGTCCGGCAACTCTTACAGTGTACAGAAGAATTAGAAAGGAAAAAGTTAGGTGCGGGTTTCGATTTTAGCTAGCGGGTCAACAGGCAATACCAGTCTGATTGAGACCGGGCAGCATAAGATTTTGATGGACGCGGGTTTATCGGGTGTCAAAATTAAGCAGCTGCTTAGTCAGGTTGGCGTTGATATTGCGGATATTGATATGGCCTTTTTAAGTCATGACCACTCTGATCACAGCAAAGGACTAGGGGTATTGATGCGGCGCTATCCTCGGATTGCGGCGTTTAGCAATAGCGGCACGTGGCAATATTTATGTGAAACAAATAAAATTGGCAAGCTGCCGGTGGAACAAATTAACACGATTGAGCCGGAACAAACGCAAACATTTGGCGATTTGGATGTGACCGCATTTGCGACTAGTCATGATGCTGCTGAGCCACAATATTATGTTTTTACAAGTGGCGGCAAGAGAATGGCCTTTTTGACAGATACAGGATATGTGTCGCAGAAAGTTGAGAGCGTGATTGCGGATGCCGATGCTTACTTGATGGAATTTAATTATGACGACATGATGTTGCGCAACGGTCCTTATTCTTGGGGACTAAAGCAGCGGATCTTATCAGATGAGGGTCATTTGTCTAATGAAGAAGCTGGTCAAGCCTTGCTGGATGTAGTGACGCCGCGGACGAAGCACATCTTTTTAGCTCACCGCAGTCAGCACAATAATACGGCTAAGTTAGCTTATGATACTGCCCAAAAAATGTTGCTTGCTGGGGATGCTAATCTCCCTAGTGATGTTAAAATTCAGTTGACTTCGCCAGAGCAGCCGACGAATTTAGTACAAATTTAATAATTTAGACGATAATTTTTCAAAAATTATTAGTATATTAGGCGATATATGTAAAGGAGATAATGATATGGAAAACCCAAATACTAACCATGGTAAAAATAAGTTTCTTGTTAAGACAGCTGTTGTTGGTGTCGTTGCGGGACTTATTGGGGGCGGTGCTTCTTATGTTGCCTTAGACCAAATTAATAATGCTAATGTGAACAATAATCAGGCACAAACAACAATTAGCTCTGATAGTGCTAAAACTTCTAAAAATAGTGCCAAAACTAGTGGGGCAATGACTCCTGCATATAATGATGTTAAAGGTGCTGTTGTATCCGTAATTAACATGAAGCGGCAGTCAAATAGCAGCAGTAATTCTTTGTTTGATATTTTTGGCGATAACGACGATGATAGCAGCAGTAAAAAGGGCAAGCTGCAAACTTACAGTGAGGGCTCCGGTGTTATTTACATGAAGTCCGGCAATAAGGGCTATATTGTGACGAATAATCACGTAGTTTCAGGTAGTGACAAGGTGCAGGTCATGTTGTCAAACGGTAAGACGGTTAATGCGCGGATTGTAGGAACAGATGCAACTACTGACTTGGCGGTTTTAGCAATTGACTCTGGATATGTTACCCAGACGGCTGAATTTGGCGATTCTAAGACCTTACAGGCTGGTCAGACAGTGATTGCTGTTGGTTCCCCACTGGGCAGTGAATACGCGTCAACGGTAACTCAGGGGATTATTTCAGCTCCTGCTAGAAGTATTACAACTTCTTCTGCTAACCAGCAAACAGTTATTCAGACTGATGCAGCGATTAATCCTGGTAACTCAGGTGGTGCCTTAGTCAATTCTGCCGGTCAAGTTATCGGGATTAACTCAATGAAGCTGGCTCAATCAAGTGATGGAACGTCAGTTGAAGGCATGGGCTTTGCTATTCCGTCTAATGAGGTTGTTACGATTGTTAACCAACTGGTAAAGAAGGGGAAAATTACCCGGCCGCAGCTTGGCGTGAAGGTTATCGCACTGCAAGGCATTCCAGCTAGTTATCGAAAGCATTTGAATATTAAATCCAACTTGAAGAGCGGGATTTATATTGCTTCAGTAACTAAGAACGGTTCGGCAGCTGCAGCGGGAATGAAGACGGGGGATGTTATCGTTAAAGTTGATGGTAAAACGGTAACAGATGTTGCTTCGTTACACAGCATTTTGTATGATCATAAAGTCGGTGATACCGTTAATTTAACCGTTGATCGCAATGGTAAAACACTCAATTTACGGGTTAAACTACAAGCTGATTAAGAAGGATAATATTCTGTAATTGAACAAGAAAAAGGCTATACTAAGCGGTTTGTGCCGGCAGTATAGCCTTTTTATTAATATTAATTGCGCGAAACATTTTTTTATTCGGTAATTGAGCTTGTCAAGAAAAAAATCAGTTGAGAATTCTTGTTGATAACTGTGGAAAAATCTGTGGATTGTGCATAAAAGATGTGAGAATGCTTTAAAAAGCCTGTGGATAATCTGTTAATTGTGTTTAAATATTAGTGAAAATAGATTTACACAAACAATTGTTCAGCCCGTTATCATAGTATTCTAGGCCGATTAGTTTGTGAAATTAGGCTGTTAAAAGTATGTGTGTGGGTAAAATTTAGTAAAATAGAGAAAAAAGTTTGCCGACCACAATTTAGCTGAAAATAAATGACAGCGACCACAAAATGTAGATTTCGATTTTGCACAGGTGTGGAAAAAGCAAGTGGAAAGATTGGGAGTTAGGGGATAAACTAGTAATTATGAATATCAAGATTGTCTGTGTGGGAAAACTAAAAGAAAAATATTTTAAGGATGCAATTGCTGAGTACCAGAAGCGCTTGAGCCGATTTGCCAAAGTCCAGCTGGTTCAAGTTGCCGATGAAAAGGCGCCGGAAAAGTTCAGTCAGGCGGAGCAGGAGCAGGTTAAGGAAATTGAGGGACAACGGATTTTAAGTAAAATCAAGGACAAGGAATACGTTTATGTGACGGCGATTAAGGGTAAGGAACGCACAAGTGAAGAGTTTGCCAGTGAATTGGAAAATTTGGCAACCTATGGTCATTCCGATATTACCTTTGTCATTGGTGGGAGTTTGGGCACCAGCCCTGCTGTCAACCGGCGCGCAGATGATTTGCTTAGCTTTGGTAAACTGACGATGCCGCACCAATTGATGCGCGTTGTCCTGATCGAGCAAATTTACCGTGGCTTTATGATTAATAGTGGTAGTCCATATCACAAGTAGAATGGGGATAAAAATGAAATTAGCTGTTTTCGATATTGGCGGGACCACTGTTAAGACCGGAATTTATGAGAATGAACACATTACTGAGCAGGCAAGCTTTAAGACGCCAAAGACGTTCACCGCTTTAAAAGAAAAAATGCACGAATTTATTGACCAGGGCCATTTCACCGGACTAGCAATCAGTGCGCCAGGCGATGTCAATGTTCAGGCTGGTACTATTGAGGGTATCAGTCAGGTACCGTACTTACATAAGCGGCCGATTTTTGCGGAATTGAAAGCAGAATTTGGCTTGCCACTAACAATTGAAAATGATGCTAATTGTGCAGGTATCTGTGAAACCAAAATTGGTAATGGCCGTCAGTTTAAGAACGTTGCGTTTATTGTTATCGGAACGGGAATTGGCGGCGCCGTTTTTATTAATCATGAGTTGCATCGTGGTTCGCATTTAGTTGGCGGCGAATTCGGCTTTATGAGAGGCAGAACGGACCGCATGTTGAGCATGGATGCGCCAATAGTCAAGGCTGCCAAAATTTATTCGAGAAAAACTAAAACGGAAGTTGACGGGAAAAAGTTATTTGCGTTGGCCAGTCAAGGCGATGAACTAGCTCAAAGTCTGGTTAATCGCTTTTATGACCTCTTGGCAAGCAGTATGTATGACCTGCAGGTTTCTTTTGACTTTGACGCGTTTCTTTTGGGTGGCGGTGTGTCCGCTCGTTCAGAAATCAGCGCCGAAATCGCTCAAAGGCTTAAGCAGAAATTGACGGAGTTTGGCATGGCGCGGATTATGCCGCAGGTGATGACATGTCAGTATCATAATTCGGCCAATCTTTATGGCGCTGCCTTGAATTTTATAGCTCAAATGTAAAAAAATGTAGTCGAATTACGACTACATTTTTTATTTTAAGATGAATAATGCTAGGTTAAGTGCAATTAGAATAATGACGCTCCAAATCCAATCTTGTGCTCGCACTGGGACAGCAACGATTACGGAACGTCGGGCATCTTCTTGATAGCCGTGGGATTCCATTCCTTGTGCCAAATTCTCAGCAGAATTGAGTGCGACCAAAATAGCTTTGAAATATAATACTGGCGACCAAAAGCTAAGATAAACGCCGCGCATCATGCCAGCCGTTCGGATTTGCTTAACGGCCTGCTTCATGCGAGGAACAATATTAAGCGCGGCTAGAACGCCATAAGCAAATTTACTCGGTAAATGGAAATTCTGCTCAAATGAACGCGCTAATTCTTCGGCACTGGTATTAATCGTGACGCAGCTGATAGTTAAGATATAAACGTAAATCCGGCTGGACAAGCCCAGGGCATTAAATAGATTGGAGGTTGGTGTGAACCATTCAAGTGTTGCAAAAATCGTAAATGCGGCAATGAATGGCACTAAAAGCAGGATTAGCAAATTCTTTAATTTGATTCGGTTAATTAGTAAATAGATAATTGCCAAGATGATGATTGCAAAATTAGTCGCCAAGCTAATTTTCAATGATATTTCAAGCGAAATAATTAGGGCTAAAATAAATTTAAAACTAGGATTCATGAAAATACCTCACTTAGTCACGTAATGCAGCTGCTTATCAGCAAAAACGAGGTGGTAGTCACACCAATCAGCTAGGCCGTCAAGTTCATGACTGATAATTAGCAAAGTTTGGCCGCGCTTTTTTTGACTTTGCCTAAGTAATTGCATGACTTTTTGGCTTGATACGTGGTCCAAGCCACTTAGTGGCTCGTCAATCAGCAATACATCTTGGTCCGCGATTAACATTAGTAAAATTTGCAGCTTCTTTTGTTGGCCGCCGGACAGAGAAAACACAACTTGGTCTAAATGTTGGTCTAAATCAAGGTCAATTAAAACTTCGTTGATTTTTTCGTCAGTAAAAAAGTTGTTAGTCCGTTGTTTTTTACTCAAGTTAATTTCGTCTTGAACGGTAACACTCAAAAATTGGTCGGTTGCATTCTGAAAAATCTGAGCAACATGTAATAAATACTTGCGCGTTGCCTGTTGGCGGACTTCACGATTGTGGTAAGTTAAACTGCCGCTATAAGGCAGCATTTTGGTCAATGCGTTAAATAGTGAGGTCTTACCAACGCCGTTAGCACCCGTAATTAACGTGGTCTTACCCGCAATAATCTTGAGCTGATCTTGGCTTAATAAAAGTCTATTTTGCGTTAGTTGCGTTTTATTTAAGGTAAAACAAGCAGCTTCATTTTGGGGTACGGCAAAGGAATAATTATTCTTGTGCGTGCTTGTTTGGAGTAGTTTGTCTTTAGCTAAATAGTCTAATTGTTGGACATGGTGGCCTGCAAACTGAAACAGGCAATCACAGACATTTTGGTAACCATTTAGAACGTGGTCACTCAAAATAATCGTTTTGCCTTGATCGCGCAAGTG
Coding sequences within it:
- the rlmH gene encoding 23S rRNA (pseudouridine(1915)-N(3))-methyltransferase RlmH; translated protein: MNIKIVCVGKLKEKYFKDAIAEYQKRLSRFAKVQLVQVADEKAPEKFSQAEQEQVKEIEGQRILSKIKDKEYVYVTAIKGKERTSEEFASELENLATYGHSDITFVIGGSLGTSPAVNRRADDLLSFGKLTMPHQLMRVVLIEQIYRGFMINSGSPYHK
- a CDS encoding energy-coupling factor transporter transmembrane component T produces the protein MNPSFKFILALIISLEISLKISLATNFAIIILAIIYLLINRIKLKNLLILLLVPFIAAFTIFATLEWFTPTSNLFNALGLSSRIYVYILTISCVTINTSAEELARSFEQNFHLPSKFAYGVLAALNIVPRMKQAVKQIRTAGMMRGVYLSFWSPVLYFKAILVALNSAENLAQGMESHGYQEDARRSVIVAVPVRAQDWIWSVIILIALNLALFILK
- a CDS encoding trypsin-like peptidase domain-containing protein; translation: MENPNTNHGKNKFLVKTAVVGVVAGLIGGGASYVALDQINNANVNNNQAQTTISSDSAKTSKNSAKTSGAMTPAYNDVKGAVVSVINMKRQSNSSSNSLFDIFGDNDDDSSSKKGKLQTYSEGSGVIYMKSGNKGYIVTNNHVVSGSDKVQVMLSNGKTVNARIVGTDATTDLAVLAIDSGYVTQTAEFGDSKTLQAGQTVIAVGSPLGSEYASTVTQGIISAPARSITTSSANQQTVIQTDAAINPGNSGGALVNSAGQVIGINSMKLAQSSDGTSVEGMGFAIPSNEVVTIVNQLVKKGKITRPQLGVKVIALQGIPASYRKHLNIKSNLKSGIYIASVTKNGSAAAAGMKTGDVIVKVDGKTVTDVASLHSILYDHKVGDTVNLTVDRNGKTLNLRVKLQAD
- a CDS encoding MBL fold metallo-hydrolase, coding for MRVSILASGSTGNTSLIETGQHKILMDAGLSGVKIKQLLSQVGVDIADIDMAFLSHDHSDHSKGLGVLMRRYPRIAAFSNSGTWQYLCETNKIGKLPVEQINTIEPEQTQTFGDLDVTAFATSHDAAEPQYYVFTSGGKRMAFLTDTGYVSQKVESVIADADAYLMEFNYDDMMLRNGPYSWGLKQRILSDEGHLSNEEAGQALLDVVTPRTKHIFLAHRSQHNNTAKLAYDTAQKMLLAGDANLPSDVKIQLTSPEQPTNLVQI
- a CDS encoding ABC transporter ATP-binding protein: MMITSKNLTFSYDQNIKILDNLNLEIPTGQFSLLIGPTGCGKSTLLKVLAGLYPKYAGKVSGDLDLNGLKSAIMFQNAGEQFTMATPREEIIFALENLQVNQEDYLKRLTAGVQFAQIENLLDQKINTLSGGEQQRVALAVLVAMDIDLFLLDEPFASCDPQARQFLITKLAHLRDQGKTIILSDHVLNGYQNVCDCLFQFAGHHVQQLDYLAKDKLLQTSTHKNNYSFAVPQNEAACFTLNKTQLTQNRLLLSQDQLKIIAGKTTLITGANGVGKTSLFNALTKMLPYSGSLTYHNREVRQQATRKYLLHVAQIFQNATDQFLSVTVQDEINLSKKQRTNNFFTDEKINEVLIDLDLDQHLDQVVFSLSGGQQKKLQILLMLIADQDVLLIDEPLSGLDHVSSQKVMQLLRQSQKKRGQTLLIISHELDGLADWCDYHLVFADKQLHYVTK
- a CDS encoding ROK family protein, which produces MKLAVFDIGGTTVKTGIYENEHITEQASFKTPKTFTALKEKMHEFIDQGHFTGLAISAPGDVNVQAGTIEGISQVPYLHKRPIFAELKAEFGLPLTIENDANCAGICETKIGNGRQFKNVAFIVIGTGIGGAVFINHELHRGSHLVGGEFGFMRGRTDRMLSMDAPIVKAAKIYSRKTKTEVDGKKLFALASQGDELAQSLVNRFYDLLASSMYDLQVSFDFDAFLLGGGVSARSEISAEIAQRLKQKLTEFGMARIMPQVMTCQYHNSANLYGAALNFIAQM